In Microtus pennsylvanicus isolate mMicPen1 chromosome 17, mMicPen1.hap1, whole genome shotgun sequence, one genomic interval encodes:
- the Ackr3 gene encoding atypical chemokine receptor 3, which translates to MDVHLFDYAEPGNYSDINWPCNSSDCIVVDTVQCPTMPNKSVLLYTLSFIYIFIFVIGMIANSVVVWVNIQAKTTGYDTHCYILNLAIADLWVVITIPVWVVSLVQHNQWPMGELTCKVTHLIFSINLFGSIFFLACMSVDRYLSITYFTSTSSYKKKMARRVVCVLVWLLAFFVSLPDTYYLKTVTSASNNETYCRSFYPEHSIKEWLIGMELVSVILGFAVPFTIIAIFYFLLARAMSASGDQEKHSSRKIIFSYVVVFLVCWLPYHAVVLLDIFSILHYIPFTCQLENVLFTALHVTQCLSLVHCCVNPVLYSFINRNYRYELMKAFIFKYSAKTGLTKLIDASRVSETEYSALEQNTK; encoded by the coding sequence ATGGATGTGCATCTGTTTGACTACGCGGAGCCTGGGAACTACTCCGACATCAACTGGCCCTGCAACAGCAGTGACTGCATTGTGGTGGACACGGTGCAGTGCCCCACCATGCCTAACAAGAGCGTGCTGTTGTACACCCTGTCCTTCATCTACATTTTCATCTTCGTGATTGGCATGATTGCCAACTCCGTGGTGGTCTGGGTGAACATCCAGGCCAAGACCACAGGCTATGACACGCACTGCTACATCTTGAACCTGGCCATTGCAGACCTGTGGGTCGTCATCACCATCCCTGTCTGGGTGGTTAGTCTCGTGCAACACAACCAGTGGCCCATGGGTGAGCTTACATGCAAGGTCACACACCTCATCTTCTCCATCAACCTTTTCGGGAGCATCTTCTTCCTCGCCTGCATGAGTGTGGACCGCTATCTCTCCATCACCTACTTCACTAGCACCTCTAGCTATAAGAAGAAGATGGCACGCCGTGTTGTCTGCGTCTTGGTGTGGCTCTTGGCCTTCTTTGTGTCCCTGCCTGATACCTACTACCTGAAGACGGTCACATCTGCTTCGAACAATGAGACCTACTGCCGGTCCTTCTACCCCGAGCACAGCATCAAGGAGTGGCTGATAGGCATGGAGCTGGTCTCCGTCATCTTGGGTTTTGCTGTTCCGTTCACCATCATTGCTATCTTCTACTTCCTGCTCGCCAGAGCCATGTCAGCATCAGGCGACCAAGAGAAGCACAGCAGTCGGAAGATCATCTTCTCCTACGTGGTGGTCTTCCTGGTGTGTTGGTTGCCGTACCACGCTGTGGTTCTCCTGGACATCTTCTCCATCCTGCACTACATCCCGTTCACCTGCCAGCTGGAGAATGTGCTCTTCACGGCGCTGCATGTCACGCAGTGCCTGTCCCTGGTGCACTGCTGCGTCAACCCGGTCCTCTACAGCTTCATCAACCGCAACTACAGGTACGAGTTGATGAAGGCCTTCATCTTCAAGTACTCAGCCAAGACGGGCCTCACCAAGCTCATCGACGCCTCCCGAGTGTCAGAGACCGAGTACTCGGCCCTGGAGCAGAACACCAAGTGA